The segment TGACAACATGGATTGAAACTGAGAACCGTAAGACATAAAAAGTACCTTTCCTAAACAGACAAAGGATATAACTTTACTTCTGACAGTTGTCCTTTCAAatatctatgtacaatgtagtgTGTAATTAGGAGCTGTGATTGAGTATTGAAATGTGTATTTGTGCTACTGCGTTCTCACCTCCAGTACACATGCCCAGCTCAGGGTATGATCGTTACCATTCCAGATACACAACTGCTTGTCATGCCCAGAGGTCAGGAAGATATTCTGAGAGGGGTGTGTAGCCAATCCCCACAACTCATCTATGTGCCcctacaaaaaaacaaagaataaataatgaattgaaaatacataattaaatggATTTAACACTGATATTAATGAGAAACTCATGGGGAGAGGGGCTTGACTATGCTGTTAGGTATTTCAAAAACATCTGTCCCAAGCAGGAGGGAGGACCTCTTGCAGAGACCGTGACAGCCATGGGGACCCACTAGAAGGGGGGACTGGTGGAGTAGAGATAAAGACATTttaattttgggtggagttatcctttaaaacTTGGTATTTATGATTTTCTGTATTCTTACAATGAAGTCATCTGTGTTATTTTCAATAACTGTTCAAACTAACAGCCTATAACATTTCAattaaatgaatttttttttactgtgttgataGATTTTACTGTGGACCACTGCATGGACTTTCTAAAGGTAACCATGTAATAATGCTTGCCAGTTTTCCTGCAAATAATACTGAATATCTGTATATAGAAGAGAACACATATACTTAATTCTGCTAGAATATGTATTATCCAGAACACAGTGATGGATttgtatgttcttttttttacagcagtaaacatatttccctcttAAAAGTAGAAGTATGAATTACTGCACAATACCTGATTCATCAGGAAAATATAGTAATGTACTACATTCTTTTCTCTAATACTTACATAAACGCCTGTCAATGCAAATGCTTGTTAATTATACAATTACTTCTACTATCCAACAAAAATACATCTTTGTTTTGTGGATGGAGTAATAAGCCTAAATGTGGCCTCACGGATTCTTAAATGCTGACCAACAAAATTCTCATTGCTGTGCTGTCCTGCAATGATCCCAATCCTGGTGTGTTCCGAACAATTCTCATTCCTGTGGTATTCTgcgtcactctctctctcttgtgtAGTGTTCTGCATGGTTCTCAAATCTGTGGTGTTCTGTGTGATTCAAGTTCCTTCCTATAATTCTTAACTCAGTGTTGTTGTAGTTGATTCTCATTCCTATGTTGTAAACCCCATTCTGGGGTGTTCTGCAAAATTATCAATACTGAAGTGTTCTCCTTCGAGTGGTGTTACaacatgtggggcctgattcattaaggaaagtaaagcaaaaaaaagagtaactttgaactttggcaaaaccatgttgttttggagaaggaggtaaatttaaaatgtgaggacagatttataattggggtagagcatgccctagatcaacttttaatgttagtgtaaaaataaagctatcaagtatttgcatcctacatgaaaaaacagtcagtattttccttatgtgcaaaataataaactcatttgtaccccttgcattgcaacatgattttgccacggttcaaagttacacattttttgctttgcttcccttaatgaatcaggcctgtggtGTTCTGCATGAATCTCGATTCTGAGATGTTCTTTGTCGTTCTCTTTCCAGTGGTCTAGTGTGATTCCCATACTTGTAGTATTCAGCATGACTGTCAGTACTGTGGTGTTTTCTAAGACTGTCACTTTTATGGTGCTCTGCTTGATTTTCATTCCTGTAGTTTCTCAATACTGTGGCGCAAGACATCTGTTGTGGTCTGTATGATTCTGAATCTTGCTGTCTTTTGAGTTGTCCTGCTACGGTCTTAACTCTGTGGCATTCTACAAGATTCTCATTTGGAGGCTGTCCTTTAAGAGTCTCAATTCTATGgttatttattaacttatttattGATGTTGCCATAAGGACATATTTTTGCATGTGAAATTACTCTTATCATACAAATGTGCTTATTCAAACCTGTATTATAGGTGTGAATCCCTGTTCCAGAGAACCTTTCAGTAGAGCATTCTTCGTTGTACCAATCAGCAGTTCTCCTCCAATTCCCTCCACAATAGAACGCACAGCCCCAAACTGTTCAGGAATCTGTAGAAGACAGTGAAGGAGTTTGATGGAACAAACTGCCACCAAATACATGGCTTACCCAAGTTGTATCCTAGTAAAGTGTGTAAGCATAGGGCATTCTATCCAATGACTGTTGCTTAATGCTAATTATAGTGAAAGGAATCATTGTGTGACTCCTTAGATCTGTCTGATACTTTATTCACTAAGCTATTATCATACAGGCTTTTTTATGGCCATCTAGCTATTGCGGACACTGTTGTATGGTTGTCTgtgtataatattttattgtacctcTACAGGGCAAGCAATAGGTATGCTCTTGGTTATATTAATAAGTCCAAACATACAAGCAATAAGCTAAAAACATGTATCCGTATCTTCTATGccctcttattaaaaaaaaagttaaaataaacccTGCTTAACATTAGGATAATTTTTTTCCCTTATATCTCAGACTACTATGTTATATAGGGTAATGTCATATTCTCCCACATTATTCTGTAGAGTGATATCATAATGCTGTTCTAGGATGCTGTTCTGCTGGCTAATGGTATCCAAGGTTGAGTCTTCCATCTCACCTCACACTCCTTAAGCTGGCTCAGTGTCTCGCTCCATAGCACCAAGCGCTTGTCCTTCCCTCCAGAACTGAGCACATAGCCCCCTCGGAGAGCTGTCAGCGAGGATACACTGCCCTCATGTGCACGCGTGTGACGGACTATCTGGTATGTGTCTGAGGAGGAGTTAGAAATTGGATTAGGAAAAAAAGTCATAAGAAGTAATGGAAAACTTATGACAATAGTCAATAGTTAGGTACAGCTAGTCTAGTGAGTgacttcttttatttttatgtgttttttcaaCACActcacactcaatcagacttatTTATAATACGGTGGAGCAAACACAAATGCACTGTGctcaacagcaaccaatcagttatTACAGTTTATTACTCTAACTCAGCAATGGGCAACAGGCAGGATGTGGGCCACCAGCATGCCACCGAGTGTTCACCTGCACACCCCTCTCCCCCTGGCGGCTGTTCCTGATCCTATCAGAATGGACAGTGCAGGAAGGTCATGCAGCATACGCGGAGGAGGAGGTAGTGCACTGTGCTATTCCTCCTTCTTCTGtgcggcccctttgaaggctggagggccaCGCATGCTATTTTATGTTGCCCCTTACTGCTCTAATTTATACTTTACTAATCAAAGCTTATGTCTGTTTGGTTGCTAAGATTACAGAATATTTGTATCATGGATCTTTTATCCCCATATAAAACTTATCTGGCAAAATGCTTTAAAATAGGtactaaatattttaatataaaagttataaaaaatgtaatacaaatttATGTTAATCTACATACGGTGCATGTCTAGAATGCTTTCGGATGTATTCATTATTGTATGTAACATTGTTAGCAAACTGAGTTTAAGAAACAGACTCCTATAAACCTCAATTCTGGTAGATTTTTCAATGATAATCCCACCTTTACGAACTTTTTAAggattaagggcctgatttagagttggaagcaatttacactgaaagtgtaaattgcatccagtaatttacacagtattaagAATGGCACGGATCTTTAgaacttagaatactgtgcaaattgcacaaacacacctctttatctgccttatgggccggcgtgcaagtgtatcatggACAGCatcctgtaaagcagataataaaatgtataaaaaaaaaatgtacaaaaaaaaataaataaaaattgttcttTTCGCCCCCCCAAACAGCaaaagggttggttatgctgtttgggagggggtgcacacttttttatttttatttaactagtttttactttgttttttgacacatcaaggtctcttgcaccagctgaaagcaccctCAAATGATACGTCTCATAGTCACGTATCtgcggttgctttcaactcaaaatagcatgtaaagagcgtgaacacgcctttacattggTAGGCTCACCCGCTAccttccctgttccacctctctaagcgcagaaaGGTACAACAGGGAGATCAGTCTCAGtaggagtgcaaactgagaccgATCATTAGCCAAAAGTGCTTTTAGCGCTGAACAAAAGGACTTGCATCTCACTCTAAATCAGGcctaaatgtgcaaaatagagccttagggctagatttactaagctgcgggttttgaaaaagtggggatgttgcctatagcagattcagattctagctttcatttatttagtaccttctacaaaatgacagctagaatctgattggttgctataggcaacatccccactttttcaaacccgcagcttagtaaatctagcccttagtgtctgaTTTGCAAATAAggagatttttgtacttactgtaGAATATTTCTCTGAGGCTGTATGGTAATACAGACATTAGGCATATATTTTACCCCTAGGAGGCTAGACACTGGTAAAAACCTGCCTACTTCTATCCCCTACTACTCCCTGACTTCCCTATTCACCCTCAGTTTAACACTAGCCCAACATGAAGACAAGAACAATAAGAGGAGGAGAGTAGAATAGAGACCAAGCATTCCCGGGTCTGTTGGACTGTGTCCCCGTACAatctcagagaaagagatttaacggtAAGTACAAAAttcctctgtctttccttacacagTAGGGGGGCACAGGCACTTGGATGTGCCATAGCCAGATTCTATGGGAGGGATGGAATGTTGTTTATACTGGCACCCTGAAGGATCTTCCAACCAATTCAGCCTCTATACAGTAACACCCATCAAGTAGAAATTACAGAAGTATGCATGTACAGTATTCTAGAGAGCATGACTAACAAACAATTAGACATATAATATggcttatatttgcaaaatagtcCCTTCATCCACAAAGATGGAGTCTTCATTTAACTTTTTAGTTTCATTTTACTCACAACACCCCATTAGTCAAACCCAATTCCTGTTCATCCTGGTTGAAGGAAAAGCTATATTGCCATTGTGTTCATTAAAATACAGGGATATTTTGATAAAGTTTAATAAAAGTAGACTAGCAGTAATCTTCATGGTCTAAGGTGGGGATTACATGATCAAAATAATgttggtttctgcaacagcagaAAAATATCACCATGTGTGGTTCCGAACAAACCATAAATGAAATGTGAAGGACGGTTCTGCTAGAACATTCATAGCTCAAGTGTTCCAGCCCATTGTATTTTTTGTGGAAATCTCTTCTTTActttgtatatacagtacatgttttatatacattatcTCACCTTTTGCACCTCTCCCCAATGTCCTTGTATCTGCTGCACTTCTGCCCCAAGTTAATATCTGACCCTCTGAGTCTCCAGTGAGGACATCACCGGTTCGATCAAACAGCAGACACTGCACATAGCGAGGTTTTTTGTACTTCTAAaggaattaaaaacatatagatacttgAGATAGATGTAAAATGTGGACTAGTAATTTATAATTAATCAAACGGTAAAATAATTCAAGAATgcataaagcgctacggaatttgctggcgctatataaataaatgttgatgatgaatgcaTAGCACAAAAATATTGCCATTGTCATTGTTGAGACAGAAAATATTAAGaaacaaaaatcaaataaaaaaataaacaataccccccccccttccccaaacaaacaaaaaaaaaaaaaaacacacatgtaGGGGTAGATTAGATGGACCTGGAGGTGCTTTTCTGCAATCAAATTCTATGTTCCTAAGCAAAATGGTAACCATGGCCTTGACAGCAGAAAAACAGAGATGAAGAGGTCACCTGGCACAGATATccacatacataaaatatttgGTTTTAAAGAGTTACAGGTAACACCTACCCCAAAAATGCCCTGTTTCTTAGTAAGCGAAGCACCACTCCAACTCCAAAAGTGTATATGTGATTTGCCCACAGTGACAATGTAATAGCTGTCAACGGGATTGAAAGCCACACACAGCACTGGCTCATTTGTgcactaaaacaaaacaataacctGTTATTTTATTGAAACGTAGATATTATTTAAGGAGAAGTGAAAGAGGAAACATTTAAAGCATTGGACACATAAATAACGTTGAGCAGGAAACATGTCAGTGCTCATCTGGAATTGACCAGACCTGGCACATGGAGCTGCTGTTGCTCCCATTGCTGTTCTCACATTACAGTAACAGACCTTTGTTTCTGCAATCTTGTTCCCTTTTGCCGTGTCCCAGATAGATAACACATGTTCATTGCAGTCATCTACAACACAGAGGTATAAGCCAGAGTCCTGTAAAAGGATTGGAATATAAATAAGGTGTTTATAAGGAGAACGAAAGCCAGATCCATAATGCaggagagaaagagaagaaaacacaATTGAAGAAGGCAGGGTGAATTTAATATGAACTATTATTGCTTCCTAAATGATTACCTAGAAAAACTACTTTCAATTGTCTTTTAGGCATTTTTGTAGACTGGTCACAAGGTATCATCCTTGCCTAACCTCCTGAAAATCACTCCTAAACGAAAAGAATTCTCAGAATCTTGGAGACACTGAACGGACTGAAGTGGAGTGATCACTGAATAGTGAGACTTACGTGGGTGGAGAAGGCAAGGCAGCCCACACCCCTTTCAAAGAAGCCGAGACcgatctgatgtaatatctggAGTGTCGATGAATCCCATATAAACACCATGGGCTGCAAACAGAAAATGATAAGCATATTGTATATGTTCAAACAGTAATCGCTCCTCTGTGGATTGTACTTTTATCTATCTACAGAGGTTGGTAAACACTGATGTCAATGGTGGAAGATGATGGAGGCTGGAAGAACCATTCGTTTCAGAACAGTACACTTCATATAATATTACAAATTACACATAACTATGCCAACAGGAACTCAGCATATGCAAATTCAACAAGCCTAGTGTACAGAGTAAAACAAGACATGCAATTGTGAAagatacatttctaaaataaaatagtatacCAAGGAATGATAAATACATTgtgcaatacatttatttattttacaatagaaAGGAAACAACATTGTGTCTCTTCTGTTTTCATTAATGTAGCAATATTGCAGTAATCTGTTCTGTTCTCATTTTGTTTTTCAGCCTTACTGCAGATCCGGAGCAGCATGAAAGAGCCAGACCAGCATGAAATCCCCTGGATTTTATGGTTTGGGGCTTCTTGCCAATTAACCAATTTAGATGTAATCTAAATACAACAATTGTGTAACCAGCTCCTCAATTCAACACACAATCTAAAAGTTCCCACTAAGCACACTGAACAGCATAGAGTATTTGCTATATATCCCCCACAGGTTACCCTAATTTCAGGAAGTGTTCAAGTGATATCTGTATAGATAAATTATTAACACTAAAATGTGTTTCTCTAAAGATAGGAATTATAATATTGTTACAGATGTCAGCTCTCTACACCCATACTTTGTACCCAAAATGCTTCTTGACCAACACTGTGTTGTATACAATATAGTTGAAGTACAATTGCAAAGGCTACATGCAGTAGTGAAATGACAATTCATACAAGTCAAAATTAGACAGATCCAAAACAAGAAACATGGAAAGTCTTTAAAGTACAGCGGCTCTGTGGCCAGAAATAATAATGACGATAATGCGGTCTATCTTTTCAGTAAGAATTAATGACATCCCtgagacactaaggggtataattactaaactgtgggttttaaaaaagtggagattttgcctatagcaaccaataaatttttagctgtcattttgtagaatgtactaaataataactacaatctgattggttgctataggcaacatctttactttttcaaacccacagtatagaaaatatacccacaagggtttttttgtttccattatacattatgacatttttattcttacaatAGGTCACCTTAGTAGTATTTTATTGAAGGTTTGTAAAGGCAAAATTGTATTGAAAGATGCCAATTTAACTGATTTAGGAACTGATTTTTACAATGATTGTATAACCCAGGATTTGTGCATAGGGTTCCCATATGTCCTAGTTATATATATAGCCCTGTATTTGAAGGCTCACTGTGTTTAGGTTAAATTAGGTGAATGGTATATGAAAAGAAGCTTGGATTAAATGGACTGATAACTTAGTGTCAGAAAGGTTGAGTCCCTAGAAATGTATTTATCGGTGCTTCTCCTTTGCTCACCTTACCGTCCTTGTCCACTCCAGCTGTTTGTCCGGAGGCCACTCTGACGCCATCAGGATGCACAGCTAAACTGTACGAGAGGAGAGCGCACAAGAAGGTTAAGGTGAGAATCTAGGATATGTTAGAAAAATTGTACACACAATAATTTTAATTGTTATGAAAAAAAGGTAATGGGGATATCAGGCTTTAGATTACTTTGATGTATTAGTTTCTACATGTTCTCTCGCAACTTTTACAAAAGCCTTTGATTTATCTGGCTGGCTTCCCTTCATGCCCTTTAActgtaaatgtgtattattaGGCAGGATTACCTATTCCCATTGGATACAATATTACTGTATTCTCTGGATTGGATATGACTGTATCCAGATTCCAGGGCAAGAAAAGTATAAAAAGAACTCTGCAGAGTTATGTAAAGATaatgcagaaaatcacagaaAGATAGAAATAGTATTTATTTAGTAACATTGCAGATAGACATTGAAGAGCAAGTATAGTAATGCTACCTTGAGACGGAGCCCCCTCTAGGCTGAGCTAATTTTTAGTCTCTTGTCAATAAGCCTCATGACTTCCTGAAACTAGTTATTGCAAAATCTTTGCCGGAATTCTTTTGTTACTTTATACCCACCATAGTCCTATAATCCGGGGTGATTGCCAAATGGGTCATGCAGGATCTAAAACCTTGCAACACTTAACAAAAAATGGACAAAACACTATTCAGTAAGTATAGTTCTATTTATGAAATCACCCCATGCCTTTCATAACCGAAATTCAATCCTGCCTATAGGTCTTATTCACTCCCTGTCAGGACTAAACATTTCCTGTGTCAGATCCTATCTGACTCACCAGCGTACGCAATCCGTGTGCCGCAAAAAATGGCGCTGGGTTCCGCGGCTCACATCACAGATGACAATGACACAGGCAGTGAAATAGATGACTTCTCCAGACTGCAGTATGCGGAGACTGCATCGGGAGTCACGGCCACGACAACCAAAGCTGCAGGGAGGGGATCAAGGAAAATCTCCTAGCTGAACATTTTGGTGAAGAAGAGCTCCTGAAACAAAGCTGCATTGCATGTGGCACTGCAGGTGGGATAACAAGTTCCTAAACCACCAATCAAAGCTAAGGATACACCCATTCTAACTGCAACTTCTCACTGGGAAGTTCTGGTTTCTGGTCATCATGGTTCTGTATGCTGGACGGTATATACATTGTGATTGGGCGGCCGCGGAGAAAAACTTTAACACTTACACCCTCTAAGGAAAAGAAGAGCATATATTTACATAAAGGATATTGGCGCACTAAACAAATGAATAggaaaacattctctgtaaagaattgtgaaatatatatcagcactatataaatagataataataataacaccagTATGACATTCAGATTACAATTGCGGATTGACTGGCACCATAATTAAGCCCTTCACCCTAAAATATCCCAGTGAGAAACATGGTAACGATCTATAATAATCAGCAGATATCTAGTGTTCACATAAACTAACAACCTGTGTTATGTGATAGCTAAAGTGACACGGTCATTGCCTATTGTGACGTTGCTATAGAAAGTGATAACACTGTAAAGAACTGTGCCTGTCTCTGTGTGCCAGAATGTATATTTCCTAACATCTGTGTATGATTCTACTATATGCACatatgtgtaagtgtgtgtctgaGCAAATCTGTGCCAAGTATGTCAGTGTGTCATCTGTTGGTAATTATATCAGTGAGGGGGTTAGTGAGCCCATGCAGGACATTGTGTTGGTGAGTGAGGTGCTGTGTGGCTGAAGGCTGTTGTGCTTTTGTCAAAACCAGTGTATTAAAATATTGCGTATTAAGCAAATGTGTAAGGACCAACTAACTTTAACACTGATATGAGGGTTGTTAAGGGTGTTCAGGAGAAAACCCCAAACAGGTAAATAtctcagtaataaaataatatccagCTCCATTTCTTCTCAATGAGGCAGCAGTAACACAATCTGCCCAATCCTGCAATATCAACATTGGGACTATCCTATCTCTAAACTATCATCAGTTGTATTGGGAGTTTGCGGGCGAGGTTATAGAGTGCTTGTATGGGTGCTGTGATGAAGAATTTGTTGCTAGCGCAGCCTGACTATAAAGGCTTGGTGCAATCTGAAATTTGGTacaatttgttaattgtttttagcTAACATTAATGCACCAGCAGTGGGAGCATGTCTATACTCCACTAGCTCTACGTTCTCACTGGCTGGCTGCTGTGCATGCTACACAATATATTTATCCTGGACGATAAATGTCCAATGTCCACACATTTCTTAAACAGTATGTAGATTTTGTGGGGCACCTTATGTGTTGGCAGAACCAATAATATTTCAAACATGAATTCTCTCATACCCTAAAGATTCAATTTAAGTCTTGAAAAAAGCCAGATAAATATATGAGCAAATCTCATCCTATCTGTACGGTTATGTAGCAACCTCTCCATCTGTAAAATAGCCTCATTTACCTAAAATGCAATGTCATATTAACAGTACATTGATATAAAGAATGATATAAGGCAATTGCTATAagagataaataataaaaatatatatatacacatatctatatatatctatatctatatatatgagaAACATGGAAGGCCTATAACATAGCTGCAAAAATGCAGGCCTGCAGgcctttgaagtgacatttttatttgtgCATTTCCATCTGGTTCCACAATACCACAAATGGTCAGGCAAGGCGACTGCACGGAATCACTTCACAAAGGCAGAAAGCAAACATGTAACAATATATGCACAAGGTGCTCAAAATCAATGTGTGTCTCAACGTTGTGGAGTCAGTTAATATCCTTTAAAGCGTTAAATACTCACCTAAATTATAATTTCCTCTTCTGGACCCGGAGGAACCTGGAATATAGTCGCACAAGAAATTAAAGACCATAGACATgtgcacaaatatacaatatatatatatatatatatatatatatatatatatatatatatatatacacacatatatttgatATACAATGCAGTGCACCCTGGCATACTCGTACCACTGAGAAGATTTGCAGATGAGACAGCTTTCCTCTCTAGCTTTTTGCTTTTATCTTTTACATCCTTGACCATTTTATCAGAGGAACTGTTTCTGCGTAATCTGCAAAAACAAGAAATATTAGGATTAAAGctatatacacatattaatttccttacaTGGCTGAACTGAATCTTCTTCAGCATTTTATCTTAAAGTGTAAAGTTCACAACAATTTGAAAATttatcagagaacaggttgctgtAATGGTTTCCTGGTTAATTTTGGAAATTGCCATTGTATTTCAGCACAAAGCACTGTAGGAGAGCTCTGCTGGGCACAATGTGTTGTTattgtgaggaggcttgggccCTGCTCTCTGGAGCTTTAACTTTTATGATTTTCAACCACCCATGGCCGTAGGGTAGaggatgttttaaaaaaaacagtgtaaaTATAGATAGCAAACTAAAAGTCTGATTGAGGGTCATTTTCTACATAAAATGTCAGTGTAACATCAGGGGCTAATGCAAGGTTGGCCACAAAAATGGGCGTAATTACTCTTAAAAATGCACACACATAAAAACTCTattccacccatatgcagagctgtcACATGCCGGTCCTATAGTCAGGTCCCGggtctgtgactttccctttaagaaccatgattctgcttgcttctctttcagagacattactttcacaggtgctcctagctactgtgatctggaccactccctaaacctcattggtcctggagcactatatgaacctcccaaggttatgggctcattgcctgatctttgtGTTACTTAGTCTACCTCGGTCTAGGGTGCTGCCGCCGCCGCCGCCGCCGCTGCCGCCTGTGTGCTGGACATCTAAAACCACCATACCTGCTACTTGTGGCTCGGCTGCCTGTAT is part of the Mixophyes fleayi isolate aMixFle1 chromosome 10, aMixFle1.hap1, whole genome shotgun sequence genome and harbors:
- the EML3 gene encoding echinoderm microtubule-associated protein-like 3 isoform X2 codes for the protein MEEDRPADECPTAGWECRLRAQEEEVMLLKSALCDVLQRIRNLESHYPPGNSCDSSSFLVQPISDVTAAFKVSRLRRNSSSDKMVKDVKDKSKKLERKAVSSANLLSGSSGSRRGNYNLEGVSVKVFLRGRPITMYIPSSIQNHDDQKPELPSEKLQLEWVFGCRGRDSRCSLRILQSGEVIYFTACVIVICDVSRGTQRHFLRHTDCVRCLAVHPDGVRVASGQTAGVDKDGKPMVFIWDSSTLQILHQIGLGFFERGVGCLAFSTHDSGLYLCVVDDCNEHVLSIWDTAKGNKIAETKCTNEPVLCVAFNPVDSYYIVTVGKSHIHFWSWSGASLTKKQGIFGKYKKPRYVQCLLFDRTGDVLTGDSEGQILTWGRSAADTRTLGRGAKDTYQIVRHTRAHEGSVSSLTALRGGYVLSSGGKDKRLVLWSETLSQLKECEIPEQFGAVRSIVEGIGGELLIGTTKNALLKGSLEQGFTPIIQGHIDELWGLATHPSQNIFLTSGHDKQLCIWNGNDHTLSWACVLEDHGLCADFHPNGREACVGLSTGKWLVLDMQSHSILSMYSDGNEQLSVVRYSPDGSFLAIGSHDNVIYIYSTGQKDRKGDYSRDGSLEEKDSFQEEVESTRGEGDSSVSEKVQRYTRYGKCVGHSSFITHLDWSKDGKYIMSNSGDYEILYWDIAGSCKLLRNRYESRDREWATYTCVLGYHVFGVWPEGSDGTDINALARSRGMTMISVADDFCKVHLFRYPCNKPKAPSYVYSGHGSHVTNVRFTHDDSYLISLGGKDASIFQWRVVRGVNQPRSQSLSSTYE
- the EML3 gene encoding echinoderm microtubule-associated protein-like 3 isoform X1; the encoded protein is MEEDRPADECPTAGWECRLRAQEEEVMLLKSALCDVLQRIRNLESHYPPGNSCDSSSFLVQPISDVTAAFKVSSEPVECAQDFGCLHSTVGTQTEWSLVEKGSKESLDTVDGTILCENDSLNGETPDGITDSEEAQEVEKVFQSPTPEEGGATIRAVTALRLNKKELLRRNSSSDKMVKDVKDKSKKLERKAVSSANLLSGSSGSRRGNYNLEGVSVKVFLRGRPITMYIPSSIQNHDDQKPELPSEKLQLEWVFGCRGRDSRCSLRILQSGEVIYFTACVIVICDVSRGTQRHFLRHTDCVRCLAVHPDGVRVASGQTAGVDKDGKPMVFIWDSSTLQILHQIGLGFFERGVGCLAFSTHDSGLYLCVVDDCNEHVLSIWDTAKGNKIAETKCTNEPVLCVAFNPVDSYYIVTVGKSHIHFWSWSGASLTKKQGIFGKYKKPRYVQCLLFDRTGDVLTGDSEGQILTWGRSAADTRTLGRGAKDTYQIVRHTRAHEGSVSSLTALRGGYVLSSGGKDKRLVLWSETLSQLKECEIPEQFGAVRSIVEGIGGELLIGTTKNALLKGSLEQGFTPIIQGHIDELWGLATHPSQNIFLTSGHDKQLCIWNGNDHTLSWACVLEDHGLCADFHPNGREACVGLSTGKWLVLDMQSHSILSMYSDGNEQLSVVRYSPDGSFLAIGSHDNVIYIYSTGQKDRKGDYSRDGSLEEKDSFQEEVESTRGEGDSSVSEKVQRYTRYGKCVGHSSFITHLDWSKDGKYIMSNSGDYEILYWDIAGSCKLLRNRYESRDREWATYTCVLGYHVFGVWPEGSDGTDINALARSRGMTMISVADDFCKVHLFRYPCNKPKAPSYVYSGHGSHVTNVRFTHDDSYLISLGGKDASIFQWRVVRGVNQPRSQSLSSTYE